The following coding sequences are from one Apteryx mantelli isolate bAptMan1 unplaced genomic scaffold, bAptMan1.hap1 HAP1_SCAFFOLD_34, whole genome shotgun sequence window:
- the LOC136996349 gene encoding LOW QUALITY PROTEIN: olfactory receptor 6B1-like (The sequence of the model RefSeq protein was modified relative to this genomic sequence to represent the inferred CDS: deleted 1 base in 1 codon) — protein MIYLVIVSGNILIVVLVVADQHLHAPMYYFFLGNLSSLETCYSSTILPRLLASFLAGDRTISAHDYMAQLYFFGSFAATECFLLTAMACNRYLAICQPLLYASLMTWKVSLRLAAASWLLGFLLTTVATFFLSRLRFCGPKAMDHFFCDFIPLLELTCSDTSVVKLLGFTLSLLDVVSPFLFTLASYVCIRAAILKIPSSVGRQKAFSTCSSHLTVVTVFYGTLTVVYLIARTAPLRQLNKVFSFFYTVLTPLLNPLIYSLRNREVREALRKVVRNALACTQSS, from the exons aTGATCTACTTGGTCATCGtgtctgggaacatcctcattgttGTGCTCGTGGTGGCAGACCAGCATCTGCACGCTCCCATGTAc tacttcttcctgggcaatctgtcctccttggagacttgctacagctccaccatcctgccccggctgctggccagcttcctggcTGGGGACAGGACCATCTCTGCTCATGACTATATGGCTCAGCTCTATTTCTTTGGTTCTTTTGCAGCTACTGAGTGTTTCCTGCTCACGGCCATGGCCTGcaatcggtacttggccatatgccagcccctgctctatgcaagtctcatgacctggaaggtctctctacGGCTGGCAGCAGCATCGTGGCTACTGGGATTCCTTCTCACTACAGTAGCCACTTTTTTCTTATCCCGCTTAAGGTTCTGTGGCCCCAAGGCAatggaccacttcttctgtgattttatcccTTTGCTGGAGCTtacctgcagtgacaccagtgtTGTCAAACTACTAGGTTTCACACTGTCTCTCTTGGATGTAGTCTCCCCCTTCCTATTCACACTGGCATcctatgtgtgcatcagagctgctATCCTGAAGATCCCATCTagtgtgggcaggcagaaggccttctccacctgctcctctcacctcaccgttgtcacggttttctatggcaccctcaccgTTGTCTACCTGATAGCCAGAACAGCCCctctgaggcagctcaacaaagtcttctcctttttctacaccgtcctcacgcccctgctcaaccctctcatctacagcttgcggaacagggaggtcagggaggccctcagaAAAGTGGTCAGGAATGCTCTGGCTTGTACCCAGAGCTCATAG
- the LOC136996350 gene encoding olfactory receptor 14C36-like: protein MSNSSSPTEFLLLAFADMWELQLLHFSLFLGIYLAALMGNGLIITAVTCDHHLHTPMYFFLLNLSVLDLCSISTTVPKSMANSLSNTRAISYSGCAAQIFLLVFLVSAQYYLLTVMAYDRYVAICKPLHYETLMGSRACVKMAAAAWGSGFLHAVLHTGNTFSLPLCQGNAVEQFFCEIPQIVKFSCSDSYLREVGLIVLSACLFFGCFVFILLSYVQILTVVLRIPSKQGRHKAFSMCLPHLAVVSLFVSTVVFAHLKTPSMLSPAHDLVVGVLYVVVPPTLNPLLYSLRNKELKEALKKLIPLGQCQHQ, encoded by the coding sequence atgtccaacagcagctcccccactgagttcctcctcctggcatttgctgacatgtgggagctgcagctcttgcacttctcgctcttcctgggcatctacctggctgccctcatgggcaacggactcatcatcactgctgtcacctgtgaccaccacctccacacccccatgtacttcttcctcctcaacctctctgttctggacctttgctccatctccaccactgtccccaaatccatggccaattccctgagcaacaccagggccatttcctactcaggatgtgctgctcagatctttctgcttgtctttttGGTCTCAGCACaatattatcttctcacagtcatggcctatgatcgctacgttgccatctgcaaacccctgcactacgagaccctcatgggcagcagagcttgtgtcaaaatggcagcagctgcctggggcagtggttttctccatgctgtgctgcacactggaaacactttttctctaccactctgccaaggcaatgcggtggagcagttcttctgtgaaattccccagatcgtcaaattctcctgctcagactcctacctcagggaagttgggcttattgtgcttagtgcctgtttattctttgggtgttttgttttcattcttctgtcctatgtgcagatcctcacagtcgtgctgaggatcccctctaagcagggacggcacaaagccttctccatgtgcctccctcacctggctgtggtctccctctttgtcagcactgtcgtATTTGCCCATTTGAAGACCCCCTCCATGTTATCCCCAGCTCATGATCTGGTGGTTggagttctgtacgtggtggtgcctccaacactgaacccgctCCTCTACAGCTtgcggaacaaggagctcaaggaggcactgaagaaactgattccactgggacaatgtcagcaccagtaa
- the LOC136996351 gene encoding olfactory receptor 6M1-like produces the protein MTDTYFGNRTHVTEFILIGFLNPFKVQVTLFMLFFIVFLVTVVGNSVIIVLTCSDYRLQSPMYFFLRNLSIIEILITVTVVPKMMENFLSERKTISFYGCLAQSYFYFLLGTTEYVLLAVMSYDRYVAVCSPLHYSNIMRKKVCIWLVVASWLCGFFSILVPTVMKLQLPFCGPNTINHFFCDSAPLLHLACADIRLLEFIDFIISLPILLGSLLLTVFSYFYIICAIIRTPSATGKQKAFSTCASHFTVVTIGYGTSVFIYVRPSQTNSMNLNKVASLLTTAFTPMLNPFIFSLRNQKVKEALTDLVSKCVGAHGLGLNSRRV, from the coding sequence ATGACAGATACATACTTTGGAAACAGGACACATGTGACAGAATTCATCCTCATTGGCTTCCTGAACCCCTTTAAAGTACAAGTCACCTTGTTCATGTTGTTCTTCATTGTCTTTCTGGTGACAGTGGTTGGAAACTCTGTTATCATCGTGTTAACCTGCTCTGACTACCGTTTACAAtcacccatgtactttttccttcgCAACCTTTCCATCATTGAAATTCTCATCACTGTGACTGTGGTGCCCAAAATGATGGAAAACTTCCTCTCGGAGAGGAAGACAATTTCTTTTTATGGTTGCCTGGCTCAGAgctacttttatttccttctgggcACCACAGAGTATGTCCTGCTCgctgtcatgtcctacgaccgttatgtggccgTATGCTCCCCACTGCACTATAGCAACATCATGAGAAAGAAGGTCTGTATATGGCTGGTAGTGGCATCCTGGCTGTgtggatttttctccattttggtccCCACAGTGATGAAGCTTCAGCTGCCATTCTGTGGTCCCAACACCatcaaccatttcttctgtgataGTGCCCCTCTGCTGCACCTGGCTTGTGCTGACATCCGGCTGCTGGAGTTTATTGATTTCATCATTTCACTGCCCATTCTGCTAGGTTCCCTGCTGCTGACTGTCTTCTCCTACTTCTATATCATCTGTGCCATTATCCGCACCCCTTCTGCCACAGGCAAGCAGAAGGCTTTTTCCACCTGTGCCTCTCATTTTACTGTGGTCACTATCGGCTATGGCACCTCAGTCTTTATTTATGTCCGTCCCTCTCAAACCAACTCCATGAACCTAAACAAAGTAGCATCTCTGCTCACCACTGCCTTCACTCCGATGCTGAATCCTTTCATATTCAGCCTTAGGAACCAGAAGGTCAAGGAGGCATTAACGGACTTAGTCAGCAAGTGTGTAGGAGCTCACGGACTTGGCCTGAATTCACGGAGGGTTTGA